Below is a genomic region from Triticum dicoccoides isolate Atlit2015 ecotype Zavitan chromosome 5A, WEW_v2.0, whole genome shotgun sequence.
GAACTGCATAAGTGCTGATTAACAAAAGATCTGCTGCTATGCAAGACACTGTAACACATTGAAGAGTATATCCCACAGTACTTCATCAGAGTCTCTTTTAATGCAAAAGGTTACCTTGTCTGCACTTTCTGCATTTGCAACCACTCGTCATTCTCTCCAGTTGAATTAGGCAAAGCATCTGTGGTAAGTCCGGATTACCAAACGTTTCGAGGCATCTTTCAGAATGAGAGAGACTGGATTACAGAGTAGTACCTTTCACACCCTTTGCGGCCTGGTTCCGCTCTAGTAAAGCCTACAGGTAGTTTTGGGGAGCATATTGTGGGCAGTAAGGAAACCTGGACTAACAAATGTATAGACTATActgtagtgttgaagcaaaaaacaTGAGCAGGTGCCCGAACCTCCTGCAGCTCAAGCATGGAGCCAAGAGTCTGTTTCGACGAGTCCAACAGATCAACGTATGCTTGCTCTATCTCCTTATCGTGACTGCAGAACCTTGACTTGGTGGGATCCTGCAAGAACAGAACAGTATATACATTAGAATGTGGCCTACAATCATGCATTCTTCAGAAGTAAAATCAATTACGATGAATAAATGAAGATGGATGTTACGGCCATGGGAGAGAAACAGACCTTGGGAAGCTTGTTTGAAGTGGTAAATGCCTTTTGCAGCAAGAATCTCATTTCCAGGGTCTTATCCCATAGCGCCTTCAGTAAACAGAAATTGGATGTAAAGGTTAATAGTTTGAAAGCTTAAGTACAATGAATGTGAAGGATACCTTTTGGTTTTTGACTGCCTGGCCTCTCGAGACATCATCATCCCTGTGCTGTTTCAAGGTCTGAAGAATGCTTCTGCGCGTGAAAGAAAAATGTGTGCTTATGCGGAACTAGAAGAGAAGAAATGCAAGTAAGATCATGAAGCAGATTGTAAAGTAAACCGTGTGAAAGTGAGGCATGTGGAGGACGGGTGGAAGGGAACATTACTGTTGATTGGCCTGGAGGGTGCGATACTCCTCCTCGAGCTCCCCCAGCTCACCATCATCCTCCTCTTCATGGTCGCTCTCCTCCTCATGGTCGCTCTCCTCGTCGCTCTAACCAAAGAGAGACAGGCACAAAGTAGCTAAGCAATCCAAGTATATGAACAAAAGGAAAATGAGAGGGGGAGGAGAGTTACGTCAGAGAAATCTTGGTCGCCGTCATTGGCAGCGCTCCCTGCGGGGAAGAAGCCGTCCTCTGGGTCGGAGTTGTCGTGGAGGTTGAGGTCGGAGTCGCTGCCGGAGTCGGAAGAAGCCTCCGAAAGGGGAGGAGAAGGGGAAGGTGCTGCCTTGCGGCGCTTGGGTGCGAGTGGCGCCATCTCCTCCTCGGCGGAAAGAGGAGGGGAAGCTTGCCTGACGAGACGGAAGAGGAAGGAGAGGCTTCTCTTTCAGTTGCAGGCCTCCGGAAGGGTATCCGCAAAACCCCAAAGAAGCAAGTAATCCCTGTCCAGCTCACCTCAGTCAGCCGGCAGAGCTTAGGCTGGTGCGGCGTGCGGGAGCAAGAGAGGCAACCGCCGGAGTTCTCCGGCGTCGCGGGGCAGGACGGCGCAGCCGAGCAGCGGGGTGGATGAAGCGGGGCAGGAGAAGCTAGGAAGGTGGGGCGTACGCGGGTCAAGTCAGCCGCCGATGTGCAGGCTCCGCGCTTGAGAAGGCAGCCGTCGACGTGcaggcgccgcgccgccgccgattGACTTCGGTAGTTCGGGAATGCAGCACCGCCAGCGCCTAGGGGTGAGGAAAGTTGGGGGTTTGAGCAATTTGCTAATCGGGTTGGGCCTATATTGCTAGTTGAGTTAGGCCTATCTAAAAAATGCTAGTTGGGTTGGGCCTGGAGAATGTACAAAATGTAGTTGGGTTGGGCCTATCTACATCCAAAAGCTAGTTGGGCTGGGCTCTCGTTCTGTCCAGCGCATCAGCGCATTGTCTGATTCCGCGAGGAAGAaccgggagcaactagttaacgagcgctccttcgggaacctcgcaacgatcagcgccatttggcgcgctctcagccatttgccacgtgtcgcgctcGGGACGCTCTCTtcggattttattttatttttcacacatgttttcggctttttaaacggtttttttccgggggttttcgacgttttggttttccctcggtctttcttagcttttcgatcaaaaaaaattcgaaaaaaaaaattgcgcgaaaaaacgcgttttttcctttcgtgaaagtcacggtttttcttccgcgagaggcacggttgtgctttagcgagagtcacggccgtgcctttcggaaacgaaaaaaatgcgttttctgttttttttctttcgcgagagtcacggttttgcttccgcgagaggcacagttgtgctttcgcgagagtcacggccgtgcctctcagaaagggaaaaacaaaacgcgttttctgttttttttctttcggtagagtcacggttttgcttccgcgagaggcacggttgtgctttcgcgaaagtcacggccgtgcctatTAGAAAGGGAAAaatacgtgttttctgttttttttctttcgcgggagtcacggttttgctttcgcgagaggcatggttgtgctttcgcgagagtcacggccgtgcttctcggaaacaaaaaaaaaacgtgttttctgttttttttccttccacgagagtcacggtttttcttccacgagaggcacggttgtgatttcgcgagaggcacggacgtgcctctttcggaaaggaaaaaaaccatgctcccggttcggttttttcgcccggtttttttcgtc
It encodes:
- the LOC119302434 gene encoding protein AATF-like; amino-acid sequence: MAPLAPKRRKAAPSPSPPLSEASSDSGSDSDLNLHDNSDPEDGFFPAGSAANDGDQDFSDSDEESDHEEESDHEEEDDGELGELEEEYRTLQANQQSILQTLKQHRDDDVSRGQAVKNQKALWDKTLEMRFLLQKAFTTSNKLPKDPTKSRFCSHDKEIEQAYVDLLDSSKQTLGSMLELQEALLERNQAAKGVKDALPNSTGENDEWLQMQKVQTRITLFRNTEIDKWQRKTQVTTGAAALKGKLHAFNQNISDQVAGYMRDPSRMINRMYLRKSDVGVFGESAAQPATAVEGKDVEGDPELIDDSEFYHQLLKEFLESCDTGASESAFYALRKKQHKKRKLVDRRASKSRKIRYSVHEKIANFMAPVPMTVPPMASKLFENLFGMGNQKAPAV